Within the Sarcophilus harrisii chromosome 2, mSarHar1.11, whole genome shotgun sequence genome, the region GTCGGGGGTCCGCAGGCGGGGGACGGAGCTCTTGGTTTTCCCGCCTCCTTTTCCGGGAGGAGCGGCCAGGGTCCCTCGCCCTCTCACCGGTACTGTTGTACCCACGGGTTCCCCtctcccccgcccccgcccccacccGGCACTCCCAGGTACGGGGGGTTTACGTTTGGTGGCAAGCGGCTCCCAGCCCCGTGCACGGACGCAGCGCGCTCTCACTGAGACCTTCGGGCACacccttaattaaaaaaataacaacaaacaaaaaaaaccacatcCGAGGGTGGGCGAAGGCACCTGGGAGAATTTTCGAGGCTTTGGACCGAGCGGCTTATCAAGTCTGGGGCTGAGCCCAGAGCTAGCACCAGTTTGGGCACCTCATCCTCGGATTTGCTTGAGTCACAGGGCAGGTCTGGCTGAGGGACTCTGGCTCTCAAACTCTCAGACCACACCCCCCACACCGTACTTGAGGGCTGCAGGGGGTGCCTTCCGTTCTTTGGGGGGCTGAGAGCCCAGGTTCCGCGAACTAGTGAATATTTTGTGTTGAATATCTATCCACCTTCCAGCTTTCTGGAGGAAAGAGTAGAAGGGTCTTTCAGGCTTCCAGCAGAGGAcctgagagagacagacacacagagagagagagggactgCGTGTCAGAGTTACagagcaaaggagaaaagaaaaaactagagATATAGCTCCGATATCCTTACACACAACCtcttcacacacaaaaaagtggGGTTGTGAGCAAGGGTTGGTTTGTTTGTGGAGCAGTGGAATTCTAGTACTTGCAGAGGCTTGGGGCACTGTAGTACATGCTGTGGAAATACAGTGTGGTGAATtgaaaagagctctggatttgtaGGTAAGAGATACCTCTGTTTATACTGCACCAGTTGCGAAGAGATCATAAGCAGGTCACaactctgagccttagtttctccatttaCAAAATGGGGTTGATAATAACTACCTTATAGGAGctgttattgtaaggatcaaatgagatctttgtGAAGAGCTTGACAAACTAGACCATGTGTGtcagttatttttaatgtttctattGAGGAGAAAAGGTTTAGAGGTCTGGGAATGACCCATAATCCCAGCAGGGATCCCCTTGCCCATTTAGCAAAATTCACTCTTCCCTGCTTCATAGATCTTTCACACTTACAGCCTTCATACGCATTCAAGTATTAATAGAGTGGATGGATGCCATATATGTGATCTGATGTATTTCTCCAAGCATGGGGTGATCTGCTTCCAGGGAAcactcccctcctcctttttttcttcttttatttggcAAAGGGTGGTGTGGAAAGAGCTAATTCTAACAGAGTGGGGAGTCAGTGCCTCCCAAAGAATAGCAAAATTGAGGAGGCACAGAGGTCTCTAGGTAGTTACCCTAGTCATTCTCAGGAGAGCTTCCAACTGTAATCTATGTGAGAATTTCTCACCGCCTCTGCTAGAATAGTCTGGAACCTGAGTGGTGAGATGCTCTTCACCCAGATCCATTACCTCCCCAGTTTGCTTAGGagttgggagggaagggaagatgcTTAGACATCATCCTGACCTGAACTtggctttccttttctcttaggCAAGCATGACTAGGGGTAGAAAGATGAGAATTAGCATTGCTTAACAGATAGGAACAATAGAGAAGATGTTTCCAGGGAGCTGGGACAGGGAGAAACTGCACCCAGAGAATgtcttacttcctttcttctgatAACTAGACCTAGTCAACCTCCCATCTCATACTTTTATGTGAGTTGTCCGTTCTTGTCAGTGTCCATGGGGATATGGATCCCCAGTGGTGGAACTTGGTCCCAAAGACAAGCCTGCAATAGACAGAGGACAGGAGTTGGGGAGAGCAGAGCAGTGGGCTCTGTCCTTGTCATCCTAACCCATCTGAATTCTGCTTCCCCTTCTCTCAGGCCTGAAGCTCATTGGGTCCCCTCTGAAGCTGACAGTATCTCAAGGGCAGCCAGTGAAGTTGAACTGCAGTGTGGAGGGATTAGAGGATCCTGAGATCCAGTGGGTCAAAGATGGAACTTTGGTGCAGAGTGTGGACCAAGTTTACATTCCTATCAGTGAGCAGCGCTGGATCAGCTTTCTCAGGTACAGGACAGGAGGGGGCCTGGGGATATCCAGGAATGCTACCTAAATCTGACGTTATTGGAGTTGAACTTTAAAGGATGACTAAGAATAATTAGGGAAAGTCGATCTTATGAAACATAGACTGGAAGGTTTTAtgacaatttctttttgttttggtccTGGGGACCACTTCTTGCCACAAAATCCCtgcatttttgtttaattttctttttgggtACTTTCAGAGAAGGGATTTGAGCAGTCCATATCCCTAGGGTTTGATTAGCAGAACTGCCCCCTCCCTTTGCTACGGTGGTGATCTGAATTCCTTGTCCTCACTGCAGCTTGAAGTCAGTAGATCGATCGGATGCTGGGCGGTACTGGTGCCAGGTGGAAGATGGGGGCGAAACTGAGCCAGTGTGGCTGACCGTAGAAGGTGAGGAGGAGGTTGATGAAATAGCCTAGACACTGACAAAATCATGACCCATATCTTTGGGTGCCCGTGGCCCCTGAAAACAAATGGGAAGGCTGCGTTCTCCTCCTGCTTAGCCCAGGGGTAAACTAGCTTACCCTGGTCTTCTCTACTTACCCATGGCAACCCATGACCTCGGAGGAAAATAGAGTCTTAGACTTCCCAGGTCTGTAGGTAAGATACCCCTATCACCTTCTTTGGTCccatccttctcctccctcccccccctcccccccgaaaaaaaaaagcttggagtCTAAGCAGCATCAGGGGGCCCTGTGATGTGCCACAGATGTGCTCTCTCTGTTTTTTGGGCAGTAGGCCTAAAGCACCCTGTCCCTGGCTGGACTTTGCCCTGACAAGCTTGCCTGGGACCAGGGGAAGAGTAGAggagcagggggagggggaggaggaagatatGCAGCTGCACGAGCTCAGTTCTGCTCAGTTGAAGAAAACAAAGTGACTAAGAAGTAACAAAGGGCTTGGAACTGTAGCGGGGCTAGGGCTGGGGCCTGTCAGCACAACCCAGCAGCAGCTCCAGCAGCTCCCCCACTTCTCCGCCCCTGCAagccctccttccttctcccttattCTTCTAGAAACTTTGATATAGCAATGCTTCTGAGAGGGCGCGGGGTTTGCCGGGGATGCCTTCTGTGcataggaagaagaggagaggaggaatgaATGGGGGGGGCTCACTTCAACCATGGCTCCTACAGCTCTTAGGGTGGAGGGCCTTCCAGGTGAACCCTTCCAGATGTGCAGATTCTATAGCCCTGGAAACAGCAGGGGCTCCTTTCCTTTGaagatatttattttacatttaatcaaAAAGCTCTTGGGGAGCCTTTGGTTTCAGGGATCTCTTTATTCCACATCTCACCAAAAAGCTATTGGGGGGGGGAACTTCTTTTCAGGGATCCATTTGTCCCACATTTAACCAAAAAGCTCTCGGGGAGCCTTCTGTCTTGGGGAGCCCTTTATCCTTATAATATGGGCATGTTGGTATGTTTAAGAAGGTAGCAAAAATCAGTCACTACCCACTACCCTTTCTTCCTAGGTGTGCCGTATTTCACTGTGGAGCCAGAGGATCTCACGGTGCTCCCTAATGCTCCTTTCCAACTGTCTTGTGAAGCAGTGGGCCCCCCCGAACCTGTGACCATCATCTGGTGGAGGGGGGGCACAAAGGTGGGAGGACcagctctctctccctccattttgaATGTGACAGGTGAGATCACTCTCAGGATTGGAGAAGAAAAGGCATAATTAAGCTGGGGGAGTAAGCCAGGTCTTGACTGTGACTTGGGAGGTTGACAGAAGAGGGGTAGCTGTCACAGAAGCTCTCCTCTTAAATCTTGTTTCTGAGTTTCTCCTGGATAAGTAGTCCCGAGCTTCCTGACCTCTGTGTCTTTCTTCCAGAGCTATGCTAGCAGAAAGGTTCATTAATCAAGTGTGTTTTTCTGGGCAGAATGCACCTATTTGTAGTAGCTCAGACTGCGAGCTGGGGAAGGGACTGGTTaagggttctttctcctttgactGTAGAAACAGCAGACACAGTCATTCCTGAGAAGAATAGGGGAACTTTGTGCAGCCCCACCCCCAAGGAAGAAATCAGGAATCAGCCCATGTTCGAGTAGGAGGAAAGTCTGGCAGAAGGGGAGAAACCATACGGTAGCATTTCTACCCTGATCAGTTTCATCTGATCAatctctttcccccattcccaGACATTTCCATATAGAGGcattgtagtggatagagtgctggagctGGCCTCCAGGAAACCTGGGTtcgaatcctacctcagatagcttattagctgtgtctacttaggcaagtcacttaaacctgtctgttcttcaagtttcctcatcagtaaaattgggataataatagcactgatctCTCAGAGTCAATTTCAAGGCTCCTAGAGACTAGAGACTTTACATCCTAAACCTTCAAGTACTGTTTAAATTTGAGATACTATAATTGTTATTGTACCCAGATGCACCTGAATGCATATCACTGCACCTACATTTGTGAAGCATAGTTTTGTAAACAAGATTTACCCTTTTTCAGTGAGTTTTgaaggggggcggggggaggaagAGGCTGGAGACTACTGTCTGAGCGAGTTTGGTCAAGAGTGGAAATGGGTTCTGTCTGGGTCAAATTTCACAAGTCTCCAAACTGCTGTGGATCTCGAGAGGAAAGCAAGAAGTGAAAGGGCTGCTTGTCCTAGGGAATGGCACTGGGGGAAAGGAGACAATTGGCAGCTTTGGACAGTGCTGGACGGACAGCCTGGCTTTCCAAGGTGAGACTGGTGATGGAGGTAAAGTGTAGGGCAACAAGTATTGACTTAGATGATCATGGAGAGAGGAAATCAAgacttcagtttttctttgtagGAAACTGGAAGACAAGACAAGAAGCATTTGTTGCATTCTTGTTCCTAATACATGCAGAGCCCATGAGGCATCATAGTGAGATACAAAAGACCTTGAATAGTTCCCACCCCCTAGGAGCTTACAGTCTgtttgggaaagaaaatagagatttgTAGGACAGCTGCAAAACTTGGAATCTGTGAGGGTAGATTAAATTAGCAGGCAGGGTGGGATATTCAGTGAGGAGGAAATTTAGCATCTCTTTCCTATATATTGAAGGATTTCAGGGGCATTTCTTAACTTCCTTCTCACTTAGCCCTCAAGATCTGAGTTATCCCTTCCCTTGATCTCCTCACCAGTTCTTTAAACCCACACCATGCCTTATTCCCAGGCTCACTGGGCACTCTTAGCCTGACCAGGGTTCTCTGTGTGATCCTCAGGGGTGACCCAGAGTACTGTGTTCTCCTGTGAAGCCCATAACCTGAAAGGCCTGGCATCTTCCCGCCTAGCCACAGTGTATCTTCAAggtaaggtgtgtgtgtgtgtctgtgtggtgtgtgtgtgtgtgtgtgtgtgtgcgcatatggtatgtgtgtatgtgtgtgtctgtgtgtgctctgtgtgtatatgtgagagagagagagcgagctcCCTACCAGTCTCTCTGCAGAGGAGGGGAATGCAGTGGAGGGAAAGATTATAATTGCAAACAGAGAGGAAGCTTTACCTCTTGGCCTCCAGCTCTTCTCACTCCTGGGAGCCTTCTTGGCTGAGGTCTCAGGGAGGAGGGGCAACTGCTTGGCGTGTGTCCCCAGCCCCTGTAGTGGGAGCACCTGAGGCACAGCCTAAGCTGAGATGAGAATAGAAACCTGACGTCACAGAGCAGATTCCCCATCACGAAGCTGATTCTCTGGGAGGGAGGAACAGCTGGAGCTGGCCAGAACTCAGGCCTGCCCTTTGCTTCTTTATCCCTGTCAGAGGGAGGAATGGTGCTAGTGAAGCCCTGCTCAGGTTGGTGATCAGTGGGATGTTTTTGGAATAGACTTTGCCTCTAGAAGAAGGGATGTGGAAAATGGGCTCtttcagtgtgtgtgtgagagatcTGTCTCTTTGAGTGAGATACCTATACATGACAAAGGCAGACTGCTGCTGAAACAGATGTGTCATTTACTTTTGTGGGGGAGAAGcttctccccacctccctgcCCCCACATCACTAGTTTTGGTCGGGCAGGCTTCTGGTTGCAGAGACTACATCACAGAGATGGCCTCATGCTCTGTTCCAGGCTCTGTTCCAGGCATGGCAGCTATTCTGTGTTTCCTGCTatgacagagagagggagagggagagggaaaggaggaaagagagggagggagggaaggagagagagagatagaaggagagagggagaggggggagagggagaaagagaaggagaggagggggaagaaggggggggagagagagagagagggagaaatttgcACTTGTGTGGGCTTCTGAGCTCTAGCAGAGTCCTGTTAGATGCTAAATAACTTATACATTGGTTGAAATGCTTGTCTGtggtggggaaaagaggaaaaattcttttaagatttaaTTCAAGGAAGCATTAGCTCAAGGCTTAAAGTCTTacttatttttccctcttgtcTTCTATTCTTCATGTTCCTCTCTTTTTAAGCTGCCTGACTTTGTGACTTCcaatgtctctctttctctctctcttttttcagagAGGGAAGAATGCAGAGAGGAAaatagacagagaagaaagaatggggagaggagaaagtgagggagagagaccaaaaaagacagatacagagagacagaaagaggggagaagggaatgggGAAGAGAAGGTGAGGGAAAGAAACACAGAATATAGAGAGAACAGTCAGTATGTCTAGAGGCAGATGCATATGGGGATTTTGAGCAGCCCTGTTCAGTTTTAAGATTTTCCAATCTTGGGATCAGCCCCCAGGGAATCTAAGGAAGCATCTTATAACTCTGTGAAAGGATGAGAGGCAAAAAAGTCAAGAGAcattaaaaccccccaaaaaaactctcAGACCATCACAGGTTGACCCCCAGATTTCCCCCCTTTTGCAGCTCTTCCAGCAGCACCTTCTAATGTAACAGTGACCCGACTATCTAGCAACAATGCCAGTGTGGCCTGGATTCCTGACTCTGATGGCCGAGCTCTGCTCCACTCCTGCACAGTCCAGGTACAGCTCTGGGAGGGGCTCATCTGGGGAAAGCTGAAGGTGGAGATTACAGGACTGCCTTGTTCTGTCTGTCAGACCAGCACCTGGTTGATGATGAGTCATGGTCTTGTGACCAGTACTCCCTGGCCTGGAGTTCTATACCATAGCAGGACCCAGATGGATGGCCAAGGTGTATTCTCTCATCAGAGTATGCTTTGTGCACTCATGTGGGCTCCCTCTGATCTCCAGCAGAGCCCCCATGTGTTAAGCTAAATAACTCATGCGCTGATTGAAATGTTCTGTGgtaaagagaggagggaagattCTTTAAGATTTAATTCAAGGAAGCAATAGTTCAAGGCTAAAACCttccctatttttccttcttgtctcCTACTCCTCCTCTGACTTTGTGGCTTCCAActccttctttctccaatttcTGTGCAGGTAACGGAGGCTCCAGGAGGTTGGGAGGTCCTGGCGGTGGTAGTTCCGGTGCCACCATTCAGTTGTTTGCTTCGGGGCTTAGAACCTGCCACCAACTACAGCTTAAGAGTTCGATGCACCAATGCCTTGGGACCTTCTCCATATGCAGACTGGGTACCCTTCCAGACCCACGGCTTGGGTAAGAGGAATTGGAGAGGCAGAGGCTTGAGAGAGCTAAGGTCTCCATTGTGGAAATGTATTCAGAGTAGGAGATTGTATGTTAAAGAAGTAACCTTGAGCAAGCCACAATTCCTACCCTTCATTTGCCTCATGTATAACATTGAAGGTTTGAACTGAAGTCCCTAtcatttctaaaattccattgAAAGGAAGATAGCATACCCTTTTCTATTACTCCTCTCCTCCCAAAGAATGTATAACTCTCTGGTTTCCCTGTCTTTCTCCAGAGTAAAGAGTATAACTAGAACCTAGAAAGGTGGAAATTGAGACCAGGGAATACAGGCAGAATTAGGCTAGAAGCAAGACTCTTACCGTCTCCACTTTCACTATCTCTGTCCTTACTACACACACTAGGGACTTAGTGCTTATTGTTCTGGAAACAATGAAATACTGAAGTGGGGTCTTCAGATAGAAAGAGTAGGGAGGCTGTGGTGGAGATAGGAGGTTTGAGTGACATTGTGATTGTTTTCTCTTGGGTCCAGCCCCATCTAGTACCCCTCAGAACCTCCATGCCATTCGAACAGACTATGGTCTGATCTTGGAGTGGGAAGAAGTTATTCCTGAGAGTTCTAGTGAGGGCCCCCTGGGGCCTTATAGAATATCCTGGATTCAAGAAAATGGGACTCAGGTAAGAGTTGAAAAACTCCTAAACTCCTTTAATTGGTCTCCTtggctctcctccttccccaggaCCGGGAACTCACAAAAAAAAGATGGACTCCCTGTTTCCAAGTCCTTTTGGGACCAAAGACCTCCCTGGGAGGAGGGGATTTTCTCAGAAATCAGTGGGTTATTTCTCAAGCTTGCACCTCCCTAAGATTCTTCCACTGCTGCCACTTTGTATGCAGAGCAGGCAACACATTCCTGCATGAACTGGGGGAGGATACAGATAGTGTTATGCTTCCCTCCCTCCGTCCTTAGTTCCTTTGTCCCCATCCCCCACTTTTGTAAGCTGATGTGAAATGTTTGTGTTGCTGGGAATACTACCCAGCTCCTTGAAATCGGAAACTTGACGGATTCCCTGGATGTTGTAAAATTGACCCACCCTACCTCTCAACCCTCAGCCTTTAGCTTGACCGTCATCTGCTTGCCTTAGCTTTGTGGTTACTTCCTCAAGTTCTGTTTTGGGGTGGGGGTTTTTCCGGGCTGCAGGGTGAGCTGACTGTTCTAGGAACTAGAGTCAACCTGACTGGCTGGGACCCCTTGAAGGACTTGACAGCCAGAGTGTGTGTCTCCAATGAAGTTGGCTGTGGTCCTTGGAGCCAGCCTCTGCTTGTCTCCTATCGGGACCATGCTGGTGAGACAGAAAAGGGAGCAGGGGATCTGTCTGAACAACCTGGTTTCCTGCTGGGTGGGTTTGGAAGAAGCCTGgttcccatttttttctatatctggCAGATATTCTATATCTTAGATCCAAGCAAATAAGGTCAGGGCCAGAGATGGGAACCATGGGAGGTCACTTTGGGAGGAAAGAGACTTTCTAAACCCCCAAGTTTCCTATGCCCCTTTACAGCCAGGGTTCTCAACCTAAAGctagcaaatttaaaaaaatatatttaataactatttcaatataattggtttattttgtaattctttgtattttgtgcatttaaaaatattattatgaaaatgagTCCACAGATCTTTAGACTGCCAAAAGATTCCATGACAACAAAATGTTTGAGAGCCCTGTTTTAAACATGGATGTCTTCTGGGGTCTTTTTCCTTATTGGGTGGCTTCTTATTCTGACTTTTGAAAATGAGCCTGAGCAGGTCAGATAGCTTTCCTGGGAGTGTTCTGAGGGGCTTCTCTACTGGCCATATACTAGGATCCCATCCGTTTTTTCCTCCAGGCCAGCAGGGCCCCCCTCACAGCCGCACATCTTGGGTGCCTGTAGTCTTGGGCGTTCTGACAGCACTTGTGACAGCTGCTGCCCTGGCCTTAATCCTGTTAcgtaaaagaaggaaggaaacacgGTTTGGGTAGGTATGGATGGGCCTGGATTGCTGTCCAGAAACATGAAATTGGGATCCCCACAGGTAAGTAGCCTGAATCCtggctctttctctcttccccatatCCTGTGTCCCACCAGGCAAGCCTTTGACAGCGTCATGGCCCGTGGGGAGCCTGCTGTTCATTTCCGTGCTGCCAGATCCTTTAATAGGGAAGGTCCAGAACGAATTGAGGCCACATGTGAGTCACCTGTCAGTGGGATTCCCCCCCAGGGCTGTCCTTTTAGACCCTTCTTGTTTCTGTAAACTCCTGCCTCTCATTTGATTTGGGGATGATTCAGTCACTGTGCTCGAAGTGGGGTAGTGTCCCAGTCACTACCCAACTTCTCAGGGGTTTTTactgcttttcttcctttctagtgGACAGCCTGGGTATCAGTGATGAACTGAAAGACAAACTGGAGGATGTGCTGATCCCCGAGCAGAAGTTCACCTTGGGCCGGATGTTGGGCAAAGGTCAGGGGTCGGACCATCTTCTGTGAGAGTGAAACCTTTTTCCAAAGGGAGGTGGGAGTGTGTCTAAATGTTATGTGCCTGGGATTTAGAGGATTGCTACAATTGGTACTCTCTGGAACAGGGGAAGAAAGGGGTTTTTTGTGCATCAGGGGGACTTGACAGGAACCACCCTAAATTTAGGAGGCTTAGTGATGGCCAGGGAAGAGGAAGTGGAACCTGCGTTCCATCAGCTCCTTCTACCGATGGCCAGTTGTAGGATTCTGTGGCTCTTTGGTACTAAGCCAACTTCCATAGTCTGTGTTTCTCAGATGACTCGTTCTGGAGCCCAGCCATACCCTTTGGGGAACCCTCTGGGAGGAAAAGGAGTGGGCCTGGCTGCGAGGCTCAGTTACCTCTCGGGGATAACTTGGGAGCAGATGCTAGAGTTGTCTCACACTTACCTGGCTTCATCCTTAGGGGAGTTTGGGTCAGTGAGGGAAGCCCAGCTGAAGCAGGAGGATGGCTCCTTTGAAAAGGTGGCAGTGAAAATGCTCAAAGGTGAGTGGGTACAGTGCTGAAGGACGTGGCTTCCAGCCTTGGGAAGGGGTGCTGAGACAGCTCTAGAGTCCAAGCCAAGCCCACTTCTGCACCTTTGGCAGCTCTGAAGTGAGAGCTCTTGAGGGCAAGTTCAGGAAGTTAGCATTGGCTCTAGAATCTGCTTCTGTTTGGGCTTTCTTGAATAACACTTCTTCCTTGAGTTTGATTCTTGGACTATCTGTGATTCTGGCAACTAGTCGGCTCCCTAGTCCTGGTCTAGGAAAGCCATGTTCTATAGTGGATCAGGATCCTTGGGGACACTTAGAAGGCTTAAAGGGAGGGGTCTGCCCCTTTTGGGAGGCTCTTCTCACCTCTTGTTTCCCATTCAAATTCCTAGCGGACATCATCAACTCCAGTGACATTGAAGAGTTCCTTCGAGAAGCTGCTTGCATGAAAGAATTTAACCACCCACATGTGGCCAAGCTTGTTGGTGAGATAATCCCCAAGGGAGTCTGGTACAGAGAGGGCATCGGGGGGGTGGGCAGTCAGAGATAGGAGCACCAACAGGAAAGACAACAGAGAAAACAAAACGTTGGCTCTGTCAGGTGAATGATCAGTGATGAGATCAGGGAGTAGAGCACCCTAGCTGAGAAATCTGCTTAGGGTATTCTCTGCATTCAGAGAGTGAAAAGAGGACCCACATTggaatcccatctctgacactatcatatgactttgggcaaagttAGTAAGTAGAGACATTAAACTtctgatttctttatctgtaaaatgagagaggtggactagatggcctctgacaATCCTATTCTCTTTGCATCAATGATCTTAAGAGCAGCCCCCAGAACCCCAGGAGTCAAATTTTCTGAGGAATAGTGGGATCTTGTATTGGGAAAGGTCATTATAAGGAACCCCAAAGTTGGGTTCTTTGGTTCCTTCTCCCAGACTAATACCTGGAATTAGGTAATTATCAAGAGTGGTTGAGACATTGATTCAAAAACCTTTGAAATGTCTAGAGGGGTATCTTCCAGGTGGCTTGTATCTCTCATTCACTAGGGCAACATAGTCTTAAATTGGAGAAGCTAGAGAGAATGCTGGGTACTGAGTCCAGGAAAGGATAGGAAACCTATTATGAGACAGGAAAGGGAGTAGGGATACAGCATACTCTCCGTCTTCTGGCCCAATCACATAATGATATACTGGCCCATTCACACAAACTCTTTGACCAGAGATTTTCATTTGTCTGAATAACCAGTCCCTTacctttctccatctttcttttcacCAAACCCAGGGGTGAGCCTTCGGAGCCGTGCCAAGGGTCGCTTGCCTATCCCCATGGTGATCCTGCCCTTCATGAAGCATGGGGACCTACATGCTTTTCTGCTTGCCTCCCGAATAGGAGAAAATCCTTTTGTGAGTATTTGCGTTGGAGGCATTTGTGTGTAGGCTGAAAAGGAACATGGGAGAAAGTTAGAGCATTTAGGAGAGGAAGGGCTTCATAGGCAAGACTAGGAGAGATGAGGAGGAGTTGAGACTTGGTTGTAAGAGTTGAAGCAAGGACAGGGAACTTTTCAGAAGCTTCTCAGGAGAATttaagagaagaatgaagaattcTCAGTTGTGAGCTTAGACCTAGCAAGAATATTCCCTTTTGGGCCTAGGGAAGCCCATTAAGTATTCTAGGATAAGGCAATATCCATTCTACAAAGAGatttgagttctttcttttttcaaattaaaaaacattttttccattaatccttccctaaagaaaaataactcttacaacaaaatatacataatcaagaaaaataaattgtcacATTGATCAGTATTCTGCATATTTAATCCATTTCCTTTCAGTTAATAAATGAGTATCTTTAGTTCTCTAGAATCAtgatattgtatattgtatttattagagttcttaagttttccaaagtgttcattttgtttttatatgcataGAGTATCTATTGTATCATATATAACACATTCTCATTCTactaatttcactttgcattagcatttatatgactttctctgaaattactttcttctctttatgtttctttacagtataatattaaaaatttgttcagccattccccttaCTCTTTACCACAGAAAGAGCTactatgtatatgtaaacatatgttctttttcttctatatttgctCTTTTTTAAGGTATAGACTTAGCAGATGTATAACTCAAAGGACATGTAGAGGAGTTTAATAGCTTTGGGAGCAActtctgctttccagaatggttgaaccaattcCCATTTTCTCCTGACTagtttttttcttagcttttgcCAGAACTTCACCTTGGCAAAAACCCTtcactctttccccctccctgagaTTTGTTTACACTGGAATTGAGGAAATTTTTTGATTGAAGGGCTTTCCATACTCTGTTCAGCTGTTTGTGGCAGGACCCAGGACTAAGCTT harbors:
- the TYRO3 gene encoding tyrosine-protein kinase receptor TYRO3 — protein: MALRRSMERPLLRLRQLLLAGLAALLLAEPPAAGLKLIGSPLKLTVSQGQPVKLNCSVEGLEDPEIQWVKDGTLVQSVDQVYIPISEQRWISFLSLKSVDRSDAGRYWCQVEDGGETEPVWLTVEGVPYFTVEPEDLTVLPNAPFQLSCEAVGPPEPVTIIWWRGGTKVGGPALSPSILNVTGVTQSTVFSCEAHNLKGLASSRLATVYLQALPAAPSNVTVTRLSSNNASVAWIPDSDGRALLHSCTVQVTEAPGGWEVLAVVVPVPPFSCLLRGLEPATNYSLRVRCTNALGPSPYADWVPFQTHGLAPSSTPQNLHAIRTDYGLILEWEEVIPESSSEGPLGPYRISWIQENGTQGELTVLGTRVNLTGWDPLKDLTARVCVSNEVGCGPWSQPLLVSYRDHAGQQGPPHSRTSWVPVVLGVLTALVTAAALALILLRKRRKETRFGQAFDSVMARGEPAVHFRAARSFNREGPERIEATLDSLGISDELKDKLEDVLIPEQKFTLGRMLGKGEFGSVREAQLKQEDGSFEKVAVKMLKADIINSSDIEEFLREAACMKEFNHPHVAKLVGVSLRSRAKGRLPIPMVILPFMKHGDLHAFLLASRIGENPFNLPLQTLIRFMVDIASGMEYLSSQNFIHRDLAARNCMLAEDMTVCVADFGLSRKIYSGDYYRQGCASKLPVKWLALESLADNLYTVHSDVWAFGVTMWEIMTRGQTPYAGIENAEIYNYLISGNRLKQPPECLEEVYELMYQCWCSDPKQRPSFLTLRMELEEILGRMSVLSASRDPLYINIERAEEQAEGGDQLGGDQAVGEGDRNNNGAGPVGGIPSDYRYILSPGGPAEQSGEDLQLEGACGEAQRQMLL